In Devosia sp. 1566, a single genomic region encodes these proteins:
- a CDS encoding sugar ABC transporter permease, protein MPQLRLTGRGLWITALIVPPLAFVALFVVYPIISAFAYAFFDWNGLLRGEFVGLDNFHTVLFVEPYASWTRNAFSHNIIVFFALMVLQNGLGFFLAYALWRELPGARFHRIAVFLPVVLSTIIVGYLFKLFLHPLFGVVNISLRGMGLGELAQPWLGQSSTALWALIAANAWHMVGFPTLVFLAGMQRIPTEMLDAVRMETRSEWVKITKIVWPLVAPSATVVFVLLFVGAFNWFELPYVMAGLDGSPFGSTDVLGLYFYRTAFGNVSSGQQDFGLGSALAVLIFLFIAAVAGVITVRLRAREIQL, encoded by the coding sequence ATGCCGCAACTTCGCCTCACCGGGCGCGGGCTTTGGATCACGGCGCTGATCGTGCCGCCACTGGCCTTTGTGGCGCTGTTCGTCGTTTATCCGATCATCTCCGCCTTCGCTTATGCCTTCTTTGACTGGAACGGGCTGCTACGCGGCGAATTTGTCGGGCTCGACAACTTCCACACCGTGCTGTTCGTGGAGCCCTATGCCAGCTGGACCCGCAACGCTTTCTCCCACAACATCATCGTCTTTTTTGCCCTGATGGTGCTGCAGAACGGCCTGGGCTTTTTCCTTGCCTATGCGCTGTGGCGCGAACTACCCGGCGCCCGCTTTCACCGCATCGCGGTGTTCCTGCCCGTCGTGCTCTCGACCATCATTGTCGGCTATCTCTTCAAGCTCTTCCTTCATCCGCTGTTCGGCGTCGTCAACATCAGCCTGCGCGGCATGGGCCTGGGCGAGCTGGCGCAACCTTGGCTCGGGCAAAGCTCAACCGCGCTTTGGGCCCTGATCGCCGCCAATGCCTGGCACATGGTCGGCTTTCCCACCCTTGTCTTCCTCGCCGGCATGCAGCGCATCCCCACGGAAATGCTTGATGCCGTGCGCATGGAAACCCGCAGCGAATGGGTCAAGATCACCAAGATTGTCTGGCCGCTCGTCGCGCCCAGCGCCACCGTCGTCTTCGTCTTGCTGTTTGTGGGCGCGTTTAACTGGTTCGAGCTGCCCTATGTGATGGCGGGGCTCGATGGCTCGCCCTTTGGCTCTACCGACGTGCTGGGCCTTTATTTTTACCGCACCGCCTTCGGTAATGTGTCCTCTGGTCAGCAAGACTTCGGTCTGGGCAGTGCCCTTGCCGTGCTGATCTTCCTCTTCATCGCCGCCGTCGCCGGCGTCATCACGGTGCGCCTGCGCGCACGGGAGATCCAGTTGTGA